A region of Vitis riparia cultivar Riparia Gloire de Montpellier isolate 1030 chromosome 1, EGFV_Vit.rip_1.0, whole genome shotgun sequence DNA encodes the following proteins:
- the LOC117912537 gene encoding uncharacterized protein LOC117912537 isoform X2, whose amino-acid sequence MDLEHGSGSSKHSRTHPESTVNEADPFAPAAIKLGSQFSTSSSSSISSSADLFQVDTNLVTPSKTKSDKDAQLELKDENDTGFPGPASPSQVSDLRQETSFHCMSPTQSPPVQSMERSGDDEPYRIPSSVFARSQSTTPLEWSVASNESLFSIHVGNSSFSREHIFMLGGDHTKSGELTKSGELIVFSSSPPARLGDNVSKSVDTGKDLEMTAKANEPIKDDVPIKDNVPVPPTSADQNVEKIARPEVPFNSSSVRRSDASATSSRSFAFPIKKKCAWPRCYCSNCSWAFCYLWNCSGHCCFSSPILTEEERNVSIKEQPEKQLSQKQLQPRATEATSSDAASSIWLSCACCPYKCC is encoded by the exons ATGGACCTGGAACATGGGAGTGGAAGCAGCAAGCATTCAAGAACACATCCAGAGTCTACTGTCAATGAAGCTGATCCATTTGCCCCTGCTGCCATAAAGTTAGGGTCACAATTTTCtacatcttcatcttcatcaatctCTTCATCGGCAGATCTCTTCCAAGTGGATACAAATTTAGTGACTCCTAGCAAAACTAAAAGTGATAAGGATGCGCAACTAGAACTAAAAGATGAAAATGATACAGGGTTTCCTGGTCCTGCATCACCATCACAGGTTTCTGATCTCAGACAAGAGACTTCATTTCACTGCATGTCACCCACGCAATCCCCCCCAGTCCAATCGATGGAAAGGTCAGGAGATGATGAACCGTATAGGATTCCATCTTCTGTGTTTGCCAGAAGTCAATCAACAACTCCATTGGAGTGGAGTGTTGCTTCCAACGAGTCACTGTTCAGCATCCATGTAGGGAACAGTAGTTTCTCCAGAGAGCATATTTTCATGTTGGGTGGAGATCATACCAAGTCTGGAGAACTAACCAAGTCTGGAGAGTTGATTGTGTTCAGCTCGTCTCCACCAGCTCGGTTAGGGGATAATGTCAGTAAGAGTGTAGATACTGGAAAGGACTTAGAAATGACTGCAAAAGCAAATGAGCCCATCAAGGATGATGTACCCATCAAGGATAATGTGCCAGTGCCACCAACTTCAGCTGATCAAAATGTTGAAAAGATAGCTCGACCAGAGGTGCCTTTTAATTCTAGCAGTGTGCGCCGTTCTGATGCGAGTGCAACCAGCTCACGCTCTTTTGCATTTCCAAT AAAGAAGAAGTGTGCATGGCCAAGATGCTACTGTTCTAATTGTAGCTGGGCGTTCTGCTACCTTTGGAACTGTAGTGGACACTGTTGTTTTTCGTCCCCCAT TTTGACAGAAGAGGAAAGAAATGTTTCAATCAAGGAGCAACCTGAGAAACAGCTTTCACAGAAGCAACTGCAACCGAGAGCCACTGAAGCGACTTCAAGTGATGCTGCTAGCAGCATTTGGTTGAGTTGTGCTTGTTGTCCATACAAATGCTGTTGA
- the LOC117912537 gene encoding uncharacterized protein LOC117912537 isoform X1: protein MLPMSTWLNFKSHLCSFFFLHFKPGFHQYLQLAMDLEHGSGSSKHSRTHPESTVNEADPFAPAAIKLGSQFSTSSSSSISSSADLFQVDTNLVTPSKTKSDKDAQLELKDENDTGFPGPASPSQVSDLRQETSFHCMSPTQSPPVQSMERSGDDEPYRIPSSVFARSQSTTPLEWSVASNESLFSIHVGNSSFSREHIFMLGGDHTKSGELTKSGELIVFSSSPPARLGDNVSKSVDTGKDLEMTAKANEPIKDDVPIKDNVPVPPTSADQNVEKIARPEVPFNSSSVRRSDASATSSRSFAFPIKKKCAWPRCYCSNCSWAFCYLWNCSGHCCFSSPILTEEERNVSIKEQPEKQLSQKQLQPRATEATSSDAASSIWLSCACCPYKCC from the exons ATGCTTCCAATGAGCACTtggttaaattttaaatctcatttatgttccttttttttcttacatttcaaGCCTGGATTCCATCAATATCTTCAGCTAGCTATGGACCTGGAACATGGGAGTGGAAGCAGCAAGCATTCAAGAACACATCCAGAGTCTACTGTCAATGAAGCTGATCCATTTGCCCCTGCTGCCATAAAGTTAGGGTCACAATTTTCtacatcttcatcttcatcaatctCTTCATCGGCAGATCTCTTCCAAGTGGATACAAATTTAGTGACTCCTAGCAAAACTAAAAGTGATAAGGATGCGCAACTAGAACTAAAAGATGAAAATGATACAGGGTTTCCTGGTCCTGCATCACCATCACAGGTTTCTGATCTCAGACAAGAGACTTCATTTCACTGCATGTCACCCACGCAATCCCCCCCAGTCCAATCGATGGAAAGGTCAGGAGATGATGAACCGTATAGGATTCCATCTTCTGTGTTTGCCAGAAGTCAATCAACAACTCCATTGGAGTGGAGTGTTGCTTCCAACGAGTCACTGTTCAGCATCCATGTAGGGAACAGTAGTTTCTCCAGAGAGCATATTTTCATGTTGGGTGGAGATCATACCAAGTCTGGAGAACTAACCAAGTCTGGAGAGTTGATTGTGTTCAGCTCGTCTCCACCAGCTCGGTTAGGGGATAATGTCAGTAAGAGTGTAGATACTGGAAAGGACTTAGAAATGACTGCAAAAGCAAATGAGCCCATCAAGGATGATGTACCCATCAAGGATAATGTGCCAGTGCCACCAACTTCAGCTGATCAAAATGTTGAAAAGATAGCTCGACCAGAGGTGCCTTTTAATTCTAGCAGTGTGCGCCGTTCTGATGCGAGTGCAACCAGCTCACGCTCTTTTGCATTTCCAAT AAAGAAGAAGTGTGCATGGCCAAGATGCTACTGTTCTAATTGTAGCTGGGCGTTCTGCTACCTTTGGAACTGTAGTGGACACTGTTGTTTTTCGTCCCCCAT TTTGACAGAAGAGGAAAGAAATGTTTCAATCAAGGAGCAACCTGAGAAACAGCTTTCACAGAAGCAACTGCAACCGAGAGCCACTGAAGCGACTTCAAGTGATGCTGCTAGCAGCATTTGGTTGAGTTGTGCTTGTTGTCCATACAAATGCTGTTGA
- the LOC117912537 gene encoding uncharacterized protein LOC117912537 isoform X3 has protein sequence MLPMSTWLNFKSHLCSFFFLHFKPGFHQYLQLAMDLEHGSGSSKHSRTHPESTVNEADPFAPAAIKLGSQFSTSSSSSISSSADLFQVDTNLVTPSKTKSDKDAQLELKDENDTGFPGPASPSQVSDLRQETSFHCMSPTQSPPVQSMERSGDDEPYRIPSSVFARSQSTTPLEWSVASNESLFSIHVGNSSFSREHIFMLGGDHTKSGELTKSGELIVFSSSPPARLGDNVSKSVDTGKDLEMTAKANEPIKDDVPIKDNVPVPPTSADQNVEKIARPEVPFNSSSVRRSDASATSSRSFAFPILTEEERNVSIKEQPEKQLSQKQLQPRATEATSSDAASSIWLSCACCPYKCC, from the exons ATGCTTCCAATGAGCACTtggttaaattttaaatctcatttatgttccttttttttcttacatttcaaGCCTGGATTCCATCAATATCTTCAGCTAGCTATGGACCTGGAACATGGGAGTGGAAGCAGCAAGCATTCAAGAACACATCCAGAGTCTACTGTCAATGAAGCTGATCCATTTGCCCCTGCTGCCATAAAGTTAGGGTCACAATTTTCtacatcttcatcttcatcaatctCTTCATCGGCAGATCTCTTCCAAGTGGATACAAATTTAGTGACTCCTAGCAAAACTAAAAGTGATAAGGATGCGCAACTAGAACTAAAAGATGAAAATGATACAGGGTTTCCTGGTCCTGCATCACCATCACAGGTTTCTGATCTCAGACAAGAGACTTCATTTCACTGCATGTCACCCACGCAATCCCCCCCAGTCCAATCGATGGAAAGGTCAGGAGATGATGAACCGTATAGGATTCCATCTTCTGTGTTTGCCAGAAGTCAATCAACAACTCCATTGGAGTGGAGTGTTGCTTCCAACGAGTCACTGTTCAGCATCCATGTAGGGAACAGTAGTTTCTCCAGAGAGCATATTTTCATGTTGGGTGGAGATCATACCAAGTCTGGAGAACTAACCAAGTCTGGAGAGTTGATTGTGTTCAGCTCGTCTCCACCAGCTCGGTTAGGGGATAATGTCAGTAAGAGTGTAGATACTGGAAAGGACTTAGAAATGACTGCAAAAGCAAATGAGCCCATCAAGGATGATGTACCCATCAAGGATAATGTGCCAGTGCCACCAACTTCAGCTGATCAAAATGTTGAAAAGATAGCTCGACCAGAGGTGCCTTTTAATTCTAGCAGTGTGCGCCGTTCTGATGCGAGTGCAACCAGCTCACGCTCTTTTGCATTTCCAAT TTTGACAGAAGAGGAAAGAAATGTTTCAATCAAGGAGCAACCTGAGAAACAGCTTTCACAGAAGCAACTGCAACCGAGAGCCACTGAAGCGACTTCAAGTGATGCTGCTAGCAGCATTTGGTTGAGTTGTGCTTGTTGTCCATACAAATGCTGTTGA
- the LOC117916647 gene encoding magnesium transporter MRS2-5: protein MEASQTPYRPNSINTSASSHNIVRCNADGHAINLFQGPGFPGRKKRGHGSRSWIEIDQNGNSKTLELDKAALMRYCSLPARDLRLLDPLFIYPSTILGREKAIVVNLEQIRCIITAEEVILMNSLDGCVVQYKSELCKRLQNNKDQADDLPFEFRALELALELTCMSLDAQVKELEMEIYPVLDELASSISTLNLERVRRFKGHLLALTQRVQKVRDEIEHLMDDDGDMAEMYLTEKKQRMEAYPWNDLHSLSNVSGGTRVLPASAPVSPVESISGSQRLQRAFSTIMNSSKHGSFTGSSNNGENIEQLEMLLEAYFVFIDNTLNKLLSLKEYIDDTEDLINIKLGNVQNQLIQFELLLTAATFVATIFAAVTGVFGMNFTATIFDYPSAFNWVLVITGVICGFLYFSFLLYFRHKKVFPS from the exons ATGGAAGCATCCCAGACACCATATCGACCTAACAGCATCAACACATCTGCCTCATCTCATAACATTGTAAGGTGTAATGCAGATGGACATGCAATTAATCTCTTTCAGGGGCCTGGTTTCCCAGGCCGGAAGAAAAGAGGGCATGGAAGCCGCTCTTGGATAGAAATCGATCAGAATGGGAACTCAAAGACCTTGGAGCTTGATAAGGCAGCTCTTATGAGATATTGTTCTTTGCCTGCTAGAGATCTCCGCCTTTTGGACCCTTTATTCATTTATCCTTCTACAATATTAGGCCGGGAGAAGGCTATTGTGGTCAATCTTGAACAAATTAGGTGTATAATCACAGCTGAAGAGGTTATCCTGATGAATTCCTTGGATGGTTGTGTTGTTCAGTATAAGTCAGAATTGTGCAAACGtcttcaaaataataaagatcAAGCTG ATGACTTGCCTTTTGAATTTCGGGCACTGGAGCTGGCTTTGGAACTAACATGCATGTCTCTTGATGCTCAG GTTAAAGAGCTGGAAATGGAGATATATCCCGTGCTAGATGAACTAGCATCATCCATTAGCACTCTTAATCTAGAACGTGTTCGTAGATTCAAAGGACACCTTCTTGCTCTTACTCAACGAGTtcaaaag GTTCGTGATGAAATAGAACATCTCATGGATGATGATGGTGACATGGCTGAGATGTACCTGACAGAAAAGAAACAGAGAATGGAGGCTTATCCCTGGAATGACCTACATTCACTGAGTAATGTGTCAGGTGGGACCAGAGTGCTACCAGCATCTGCACCCGTTTCACCGGTGGAGTCGATCAGTGGATCCCAGAGATTGCAAAGGGCTTTTAGCACTATAATGAATTCAAGCAAACATGGAAGCTTTACGGGTTCATCTAATAATGGGGAAAATATTGAACAACTTGAAATGCTACTTGaagcatattttgttttcatcgACAATACTCTCAACAAGTTGTTATCG CTCAAGGAATACATTGATGATACTGAAGACTTGATCAACATTAAACTT GGCAATGTTCAGAACCAGCTCATACAATTCGAGTTGCTTCTGACAGCGGCCACCTTCGTGGCCACAATATTTGCTGCAGTGACAGGAGTGTTTGGAATGAACTTCACAGCCACAATTTTTGATTACCCGTCAGCATTTAACTGGGTACTGGTTATCACTGGAGTTATCTGTGGCTTCTTATACTTCTCTTTCTTGTTGTATTTCCGGCACAAGAAAGTTTTTCCATCATAG
- the LOC117916625 gene encoding uncharacterized protein LOC117916625, translating into MDLWVVAAAAGAGYLGKYWQNFSNEKEGSLSLSGESKPRNLLQQIQERNGPFRRLRQKQLGIDDILGSENLGEIGDLATGVASTNDFDGKGKAEFSGNSDNLTDVLTTQETRFKRHKAFRSRRPLEYSIKPLDSLESCVASQLYREHENMNEYEFSSLPSPYTPTVRPLLATDGSRVISRVGGGSFRAELQFESEKKKLHKGDGMYLEENETLLGLPPLPSIGSLQLPWKLKQNVRKGRVQRSSSPGIRASSEAFHSQGSPNGMFLFFLGITIGVMATLVASKREVDKLNEQLKQTENLVEDLHEELEMKDFLTVKDFTNEGFESMKTNDCSFNSGIPTSVSLEQEFNRSTKFNAKEPDNQNTENSELMSEIEAELEAELERLEQNMKASSSLERLSDLVGLDPDLIADVVQGELRVDTLNRQPGEQSDSDLDVSGSSTHHSANYAVSPRELSLRLHEVIQSRLEARIIELEAALQNNQKRPHSMRQESIISTRELYSEVGSLSTQESPIFMDEGTNHPMVINLSGETLEAYNEACEEISKMLRTGEEVPPETIYNTDHIKEMHPFDRELSLGGNGGNGGSIMHQDITGERWLSRNLVCDRIRSWEEQTSRSWGSNEVGESEDDEEDEMGKLLIKQIVEKTRQGSAAVLHAQRMLYSMNDQ; encoded by the exons ATGGATTTGTGGGTTGTTGCAGCAGCTGCTGGTGCTGGGTATTTGGGCAAGTACTGGCAGAACTTTTCAAACGAAAAGGAAGGGTCACTATCATTATCTGGGGAGTCTAAACCCCGTAATTTGCTGCAACAAATACAAGAGCGGAATGGCCCGTTTCGGAGATTGAGGCAGAAACAATTAGGCATAGATGATATTTTAGGTAGTGAAAACTTGGGAGAGATTGGTGATTTGGCTACAGGAGTAGCTTCTACTAATGATTTTGATGGGAAGGGAAAGGCCGAGTTTTCTGGCAATTCTGATAATTTAACAGATGTCCTTACGACCCAAGAGACCAGATTTAAGCGACACAAGGCTTTTAGAAGTAGAAGGCCTCTTGAGTATTCTATTAAGCCACTGGATTCATTAGAAAGTTGTGTCGCTTCTCAGCTGTATAGGGAGCATGAAAATATGAATGAGTACGAATTCAGCTCACTGCCATCTCCATATACTCCTACAGTGAGACCGTTGTTGGCGACTGATGGCAGCCGAGTAATCAGCAGAGTTGGTGGTGGTTCTTTTAGAGCAGAGTTGCAGTTTGAAAGTGAGAAAAAGAAGCTTCATAAGGGAGATGGCATGTACTTGGAGGAAAATGAGACACTTTTGGGGCTTCCACCACTACCAAGTATTGGATCATTGCAGCTCCCTTGgaaattgaaacaaaatgtCAGAAAGGGGAGGGTTCAAAGATCGAGCAGTCCTGGTATAAGAGCATCTAGTGAAGCATTCCATTCCCAAG GATCACCCAACGGgatgtttcttttctttcttggaaTCACTATTGGTGTAATGGCCACTTTGGTTGCCAGTAAGAGAGAAGTGGACAAATTAAATGAGCAGTTAAAGCAGACTGAGAACTTGGTTGAGGATTTACATGAGGAGcttgaaatgaaagattttcTTACTGTCAAAGATTTCACAAATGAGGGTTTTGAATCCATGAAAACTAATGATTGCTCCTTCAACAGTGGGATACCAACTTCTGTGTCACTTGAACAGGAATTCAATCGATCTACCAAATTCAACGCAAAAGAGCCGGACAATCAGAATACAGAGAACTCTGAATTGATGAGTGAAATTGAGGCGGAGCTTGAAGCTGAACTGGAGAGGTTGGAGCAGAACATGAAGGCATCGTCTAGTTTGGAGAGACTATCGGATCTTGTTGGG CTTGATCCTGACTTAATCGCAGATGTGGTTCAGGGAGAGCTGAGAGTGGACACCCTTAACAGGCAACCTGGTGAGCAATCAGACTCGGACCTTGATGTAAGTGGATCCTCAACCCATCATTCTGCAAACTATGCAGTATCACCTCGGGAGCTGAGCTTGCGTCTCCATGAGGTAATCCAGTCAAGGCTTGAAGCACGCATCATAGAACTCGAGGCAGCACTTCAAAACAACCAGAAGAGGCCACACTCCATGCGACAAGAAAGCATAATCTCTACGAGGGAATTGTATAGTGAAGTAGGATCTTTATCAACCCAGGAAAGCCCAATCTTTATGGATGAAGGCACTAACCATCCTATGGTTATAAATTTGTCAGGGGAAACCCTAGAAGCATACAATGAGGCTTGTGAAGAGATCAGCAAGATGCTTAGAACAGGTGAAGAGGTTCCACCAGAGACTATATATAATACTGACCATATCAAGGAGATGCACCCATTTGATAGAGAACTATCCCTAGGTGGGAATGGTGGGAATGGTGGATCCATCATGCATCAAGATATCACTGGAGAGAGATGGTTGTCGAGAAATTTGGTTTGTGATAGGATCAGGTCTTGGGAAGAACAGACGTCAAGGAGCTGGGGATCAAATGAGGTTGGTGAGAGTGAggatgatgaagaagatgagatGGGAAAGCTTTTGATAAAGCAGATTGTGGAAAAAACAAGGCAAGGTTCTGCTGCAGTTTTACATGCTCAAAGGATGTTGTATTCTATGAATGACCAATGA
- the LOC117924220 gene encoding probable inactive purple acid phosphatase 1 yields the protein MRVFGASLLAILWALACIEGAISHGDQPLAKIAIHNAKFALHDQAYVKASPTVLGLGGQNTEFLTVEFSSPSPSVDDWIGVFSPANFSASTCLPEDIRVTPPLLCSAPIKYQYANYTSPNYKNTGKGSLKLQLINQRSDFSFALFSGGLVNPKVVAVSNSVAFANPNAPVYPRLAQGKVWNEMTVTWTSGYGINDAAPFIEWGLKGGDKVRSPAGTLTFDRRSMCGAPASTVGWRDPGYIHTSFLKELWPNLVYSYKLGHRLFNGTYIWSQQYQFRASPYPGQNSLQRVVIFGDMGKDEADGSNEYNQYQRGSLNTTKQLIEDLKNIDIVFHIGDICYANGYLSQWDQFTAQVESITSTVPYMIASGNHERDWPGTGSFYGNLDSGGECGVLAETMFYVPAENRAKFWYSTDFGMFRFCIADTEHDWREGTEQYRFIEHCLASVDRQKQPWLIFLAHRVLGYSSSSFYAEEGSFAEPMGRDDLQKLWQKYKVDIAMYGHVHNYERTCPIYQNICTNEEKHYYKGTLNGTIHVVAGGGGASLADFTTINTKWSIFKDYDYGFVKLTAFDHSNLLFEYKKSRDGKVYDSFRISRGYRDILACTVDSCPSSTLAS from the exons ATGAGAGTTTTTGGGGCGAGTCTGTTGGCCATTTTGTGGGCTCTTGCCTGCATTGAAGGGGCAATATCACATGGGGATCAGCCTCTCGCTAAGATTGCTATTCACAATGCAAAATTTGCTCTTCATGATCAAGCTTATGTCAAAGCCTCTCCTACAGTTCTTGGATTGGGG GGACAAAATACAGAATTTTTGACTGTAGAGTTTAGCTCCCCAAGCCCATCAGTTGATGATTGGATTGGGGTATTTTCTCCTGCCAATTTCAG TGCTTCAACCTGTCTTCCAGAAGATATCCGGGTTACTCCTCCATTATTGTGTTCTGCGCCTATTAAG TATCAGTATGCAAATTACACCAGTCCTAACTACAAAAATACAGGGAAAGGATCATTGAAGCTTCAATTGATCAACCAGAGATCAGACTTCTCTTTTGCACTATTTTCTGGCGGATTAGTAAAT CCGAAGGTGGTGGCAGTGTCAAATTCTGTAGCTTTTGCAAATCCTAATGCACCAGTTTACCCTCGTCTGGCACAAGGAAAAGTATGGAATGAG ATGACTGTAACATGGACGAGTGGATACGGGATCAATGATGCAGCACCTTTCATTGAATGGGGTCTGAAAGGAGGAGACAAGGTGCGTTCCCCAGCTGGGACACTGACTTTTGATCGTAGGAGCATGTGTG GAGCACCAGCAAGCACAGTTGGTTGGCGTGATCCTGGATACATACATACTAGTTTCTTGAAGGAGTTGTGGCCGAACTTAGT GTATAGCTACAAGCTGGGGCATAGATTGTTCAATGGTACATATATTTGGAGTCAACAATACCAGTTTAGGGCTTCTCCTTATCCTGGTCAAAACTCTTTACAACGTGTTGTCATTTTTGGTGACATGGGAAAG GATGAGGCTGATGGTTCTAATGAATACAACCAATATCAGCGTGGCTCTCTTAACACTACTAAGCAGCTTATTGAAGATTTGAAGAACATTGATATTGTCTTCCACATTGGAGATATATGTTATGCAAATGGATACCTTTCGCAGTGGGATCAATTTACTGCACAGGTTGAGTCAATTACCTCAACAGTGCCATACATGATTGCAAG TGGCAACCATGAGCGGGACTGGCCTGGAACAGGATCCTTCTATGGAAACCTGGATTCTGGAGGAGAATGTGGTGTGCTGGCTGAGACTATGTTCTATGTGCCTGCTGAGAACAGGGCTAAATTCTG gtACTCCACTGATTTTGGCATGTTCCGGTTCTGCATAGCTGACACAGAACATGATTGGAGAGAGGGAACAGAGCAATACAGGTTCATTGAGCACTGTCTAGCCTCTGTTGATAGACAGAAGCAACCATGGTTGATCTTTCTTGCACATCGTGTTCTTGGTtattcttcttcctccttttaTGCTGAAGAGGGATCCTTTGCTGAACCAATGGGGAGGGACGACCTTCAAAAACTTTGGCAGAAGTACAAGGTTGACATTGCCATGTATGGTCATGTGCACAATTATGAAAGGACTTGTCCCATTTATCAG AATATTTGCACTAATGAAGAGAAGCACTATTACAAGGGCACCTTGAATGGAACAATACATGTGGTTGCTGGTGGGGGAGGAGCAAGCCTTGCAGATTTCACCACCATCAACACCAAGTGGAGCATCTTCAAAGACTATGATTATGGGTTTGTAAAACTTACAGCATTTGATCATTCAAACCTGTTGTTTGAATACAAGAAGAGCAGGGATGGCAAGGTTTATGACTCTTTCAGAATATCCAGGGGTTACAGAGACATCTTGGCCTGCACTGTGGATAGCTGCCCAAGCAGCACCTTGGCATCTTGA